A single window of Sander lucioperca isolate FBNREF2018 chromosome 22, SLUC_FBN_1.2, whole genome shotgun sequence DNA harbors:
- the ccdc186 gene encoding coiled-coil domain-containing protein 186 isoform X4, giving the protein MEQPGPASDTHMMEGSEVESVLEGLQLVNQPHNSTSNIEEEQQTSYNSADEAEKVSQAKDEAELDSKLIKTTTDVQTEIKTKSEAPTCSQEHVEGRELDADDGCNNNTVSKEGRIPSLSNEAGPVTTLDDVVESSPSVLEGTIETLLTFDKGKDSHSTTPNSNEQPSVLVTNCPTEPSPADDSGSAESPSSTSKNSPTDSTTSSGFCNGPSTPSSETVGSSLVSSPQTSANTSAPSHALSSPYDTDCSRKLISQIQRSLSQESLLDELESELLAFQLPEGGRGGEKKESPPVNGLPTDQEGCMVVFEKCVQFKYAQQEKSIQRLLEENKRHQELILGICSEKDNMREELKKRAETEKQHMATIKKLEGRVEELLKELKESRDKLIHQDQAAKAALQHMHKEMSHRLEQVNKKCDEARQEKEAMVMKYVRGEKEALDLRRDKESLEKSLREATKEVDRQALRGNQLAQEKGRLQQLYDAKEGEVSRLTREVEKLKEEINSHLIKVKWAQNKLKSEADAHKETKDKLRETTSKLAQAKEETEQIRKNCQDMIRTYQESEELKSNELDAKLRKTKVELEKHKQEQTDQLEVHRVKAKELDDLKRSYKEGMDELITLRTKLKCLEDERPRWEDELSKYREIINRQKAEIGRQREKLEEITALQDQHQRDKQEITALREEMDSLTNQMADLQRDVQGSREREAELLGFTEKLSSKNAQLQSESNSLQSQLDQLNSSFTELQAKLEETNRLLDDKSRQLKQEEVLRQQEVQGLQEERAALQTEMAQLKTRVEELRDELVTQKRKQAANIKDLTKQLTQARKRLEQVENGGCERDASSMGSRSSSSGTAPGFGSLNARHGGSSGVEERSPESQSGPSVVAVDSFPEVDKTMLVERIVRLQKALARKQEKIEFMEDHIKQLVEEIRKKTK; this is encoded by the exons ATGGAACAGCCTGGTCCTGCCTCAGATACACACATGATGGAAGGATCGGAGGTTGAATCTGTGTTGGAGGGATTGCAACTGGTGAATCAACCTCATAACAGCACATCTAACATAGAAGAGGAGCAACAAACCTCTTACAACAGTGCAGATGAGGCAGAAAAGGTCAGTCAGGCAAAGGATGAAGCAGAGCTTGACAGTAAATTAATCAAGACTACGACAGATGTCCAGACAGAGATAAAGACAAAGTCGGAAGCTCCAACATGCAGTCAGGAACATGTAGAGGGGAGAGAGCTGGATGCTGATGACGGCTGTAATAACAATACAGTTTCAAAGGAAGGCAGGATCCCTTCACTTTCAAATGAGGCTGGCCCAGTCACCACTTTGGATGATGTGGTAGAAAGCTCTCCTTCTGTTCTTGAAGGGACAATAGAAACCTTATTGACTTTTGATAAAGGGAAGGATTCTCATTCCACCACTCCAAACAGCAATGAGCAGCCATCAGTCTTGGTTACAAATTGTCCCACAGAGCCATCGCCTGCTGATGATAGTGGATCAGCTGAGAGTCCATCATCCACTTCCAAAAACTCCCCCACCGACTCGACAACCTCCTCTGGGTTCTGTAATGGACCTTCTACCCCCAGTTCAGAGACTGTTGGCTCCTCCCTTGTTTCCAGCCCACAAACCAGTGCTAACACCTCAGCCCCCTCACATGCCTTGTCAAGTCCGTATGACACTGATTGCAGCCGAAAGCTCATCTCTCAGATCCAGCGCTCGCTGTCACAGGAGTCACTGCTGGATGAGCTAGAGTCAGAGCTGTTGGCTTTTCAGCTGCCTGAGGGGGGACGTGGAGGTGAGAAGAAAGAGAGCCCACCTGTCAATGGTCTCCCTACAGACCAAGAGGGCTGCATGGTGGTCTTTGAGAAGTGTGTGCAATTCAAGTATGCACAGCAGGAGAAATCTATTCAGAG GCTGCTTGAGGAGAACAAGAGGCATCAGGAGCTGATCCTGGGTATTTGTTCAGAGAAGGACAACATGAGAGAAGAGCTGAAAAAGAGGGCAGAAACAGAAAAGCAGCACATGGCCACTATTAAAAAG TTGGAGGGCAGGGTGGAGGAGCTGCTGAAAGAACTTAAGGAGTCGCGGGATAAACTAATTCACCAGGACCAGGCAGCTAAGGCTGCCCTCCAGCACATGCATAAGGAGATGTCCCACAGGCTTGAACAG GTGAACAAGAAGTGTGATGAGGCACGCCAAGAGAAGGAGGCCATGGTGATGAAATATGTGCGGGGGGAGAAAGAGGCCCTGGACCTGAGGCGGGATAAGGAGAGTTTGGAGAAGAGTCTGAGGGAAGCCACCAAGGAGGTAGACCGCCAGGCCCTCCGAGGAAACCAGCTGGCTCAGGAGAAAGGTCGGCTGCAACAGCTGTATGATGCTAAG gAAGGCGAGGTTAGCAGGTTGACTCGAGAGGTGGAAAAGTTGAAGGAGGAGATCAACTCGCATCTTATCAAGGTCAAATGGGCCCAGAACAAGCTAAAGAGTGAGGCAGATGCACACAAG GAAACTAAAGACAAACTGAGAGAGACCACTTCCAAACTGGCCCAGGCCAAAGAAGAGACCGAACAGATCCGCAAGAACTGCCAGGACATGATCCGAACATACCAG GAATCGGAGGAACTCAAGTCGAACGAGCTGGATGCTAAACTAAGGAAGACCAAAGTAGAGCTGGAGAAACACAAGCAGGAACAAACGGACCAATTAGAG GTGCACCGAGTGAAGGCCAAAGAGCTGGATGACCTGAAAAGGAGTTACAAAGAGGGCATGGATGAGCTCATTACTCTACGAACCAAG TTAAAGTGTCTAGAGGACGAGCGTCCACGCTGGGAGGACGAGCTGAGCAAGTACAGGGAGATCATCAACCGGCAGAAAGCGGAGATCGGACGCCAGAGAGAAAAGCTGGAAGAGATCACTGCGCTCCAGGACCAGCATCAAcg TGATAAACAGGAGATCACGGCTCTTCGCGAGGAAATGGACAGCCTGACCAACCAGATGGCAGATCTCCAGCGTGATGTACAAGGCAGCAGGGAGCGGGAAGCTGAGTTACTGGGCTTCACCGAGAAGCTGAGCAGCAAGAACGCCCAGCTCCAGTCAGAGAGCAACTCACTGCAGTCTCAGCTGGATCAGCTCAACAGCAGCTTCACAGAGCTCCAAGCAAAGCTGGAGGAGACCAACAGGCTGCTAGATGACAAG TCACGGCAGCTAAAACAGGAAGAGGTGCTGAGACAGCAGGAGGTGCAGGGCCTCCAAGAGGAGCGGGCAGCACTGCAGACAGAGATGGCTCAACTAAAAACCCGAGTTGAAGAACTGAGGGATGAGCTGGTGACTCAAAAAAGGAAACAAGCTGCCAACATCAAGGACCTGACGAAGCAACTAACACAAG CCCGTAAGAGACTGGAGCAGGTTGAGAATGGAGGCTGCGAACGGGATGCCAGCAGTATGGGCAGTCGCTCAAGTTCCTCAGGTACTGCTCCTGGATTTG GCTCCTTGAATGCACGCCATGGTGGGAGCAGTGGTGTTGAAGAGCGGTCACCAGAGAGCCAGTCAGGTCCTTCAGTGGTGGCCGTGGACAGCTTCCCAGAGGTCGACAAGACCATGCTTGTGGAGCGCATTGTCCGTCTGCAGAAGGCCCTGGCTCGCAAGCAGGAAAAAATTGAGTTCATGGAGGATCACATTAAGCAACTGGTGGAGGAGATCCGCAAAAAGACCAAGTGA